One Halioglobus japonicus DNA segment encodes these proteins:
- a CDS encoding aspartyl/asparaginyl beta-hydroxylase domain-containing protein, whose protein sequence is MDIEVPLKELGEYDIAPLREAILGLDEPVWKDNTYRQQEYDVHRQTESVVMIFTDGAGWPEIEVTRERGWELLADTALPLMQKLIEDHYPPGGTIIRAMAARLAPGGIIKPHRDKHPSFHYGHRIHIPIVSNPRVRFTIDGRPYRMEIGKVYEINNQMQHSVMNKGQEGRINFIFDYVPPQHIGASGLANEAASR, encoded by the coding sequence ATGGATATAGAAGTCCCATTGAAGGAGCTTGGCGAGTACGATATTGCGCCACTCAGAGAGGCCATTCTGGGCCTGGATGAGCCCGTCTGGAAAGACAATACCTATCGACAGCAGGAGTACGATGTGCATCGGCAGACGGAATCAGTGGTAATGATTTTCACCGATGGGGCTGGCTGGCCGGAAATTGAGGTCACCCGGGAACGCGGCTGGGAGCTGCTGGCCGATACGGCATTGCCGCTCATGCAAAAGCTGATTGAAGACCACTACCCTCCAGGTGGCACCATCATCCGCGCCATGGCTGCCCGGCTGGCGCCCGGGGGCATTATCAAACCACATCGCGACAAGCACCCTTCTTTCCACTATGGGCACCGGATACACATTCCCATCGTTAGCAACCCCCGCGTGAGGTTCACTATTGATGGCCGTCCCTACCGCATGGAAATCGGCAAGGTCTACGAGATCAATAACCAGATGCAACACAGCGTGATGAACAAGGGCCAGGAAGGCCGGATTAATTTCATCTTTGACTACGTGCCTCCCCAACACATCGGCGCAAGCGGCCTCGCCAACGAGGCCGCCAGTAGGTGA
- a CDS encoding aromatic ring-hydroxylating oxygenase subunit alpha translates to MSNMSTFQEGYSGLTEGRESLPSSWYRDADHYQRELRAIWYRQWMYVDRVDSLPDPGDYRIVQIGDQSIIVLRGNDRVFRAFHNTCRHRGAELLSEPRGNLAGNIACPYHGWSYDHCGDLLRAPSNFRQTDFEEKALGLYPVAIEVLRGFLFINLRPDAQPLTEGMDCGGQALANWPLEGLSVGHEYREEIACNWKLFWENFSECLHCPGIHPELSDLVPLYKRRMMEVHDDPLWQQHQAEENPRFRPGLREGSATWSADGQPCDTPFTGLSPEDLARGHTYEVSWPTAFMVGHVDYVRIVWLRPLSPVKTELCAQWLFRPETLDNAQFNPAEFAHYAEMVLGQDARAAEMNQRGLSSIAHQTGRLMAEEYEVHAFQEWVRAQLAQAEESL, encoded by the coding sequence ATGTCGAATATGAGCACGTTTCAAGAGGGCTATTCAGGGCTGACCGAGGGGCGGGAATCGCTGCCCTCTAGCTGGTACCGGGATGCAGATCACTACCAGCGCGAATTGCGCGCTATATGGTATCGGCAGTGGATGTATGTCGATCGTGTCGACAGCCTGCCCGATCCTGGCGATTATCGCATTGTCCAGATCGGTGACCAGAGCATTATTGTGCTCCGGGGTAACGACAGGGTGTTCCGCGCTTTCCATAACACCTGCCGGCACCGCGGCGCTGAGTTGCTATCTGAGCCACGTGGCAATCTGGCCGGCAATATAGCCTGCCCGTACCACGGCTGGAGCTATGATCACTGCGGCGACCTGCTGCGGGCGCCGAGTAATTTCCGTCAAACTGATTTTGAGGAAAAGGCGCTCGGCCTATATCCGGTTGCGATTGAGGTGTTGCGTGGTTTTCTTTTTATCAATCTGCGTCCCGACGCCCAGCCGCTGACAGAGGGTATGGATTGTGGCGGCCAGGCGCTGGCCAATTGGCCCCTGGAGGGCCTGTCGGTGGGCCACGAATACCGCGAAGAGATCGCCTGTAACTGGAAGTTGTTCTGGGAAAACTTCAGCGAGTGTCTGCATTGCCCTGGCATTCATCCCGAGCTGAGTGATTTGGTACCGTTGTACAAGCGGCGGATGATGGAGGTACATGACGATCCGCTCTGGCAGCAACACCAGGCGGAAGAGAATCCCAGGTTTCGCCCCGGGCTTCGAGAGGGCAGCGCCACATGGTCCGCGGACGGACAACCCTGCGATACCCCGTTTACTGGCCTTTCTCCGGAAGATTTGGCGCGCGGCCACACTTACGAGGTATCATGGCCGACCGCTTTTATGGTGGGGCATGTAGATTACGTGCGTATCGTCTGGCTAAGGCCGCTGTCGCCTGTCAAAACCGAGCTGTGTGCCCAGTGGCTGTTCCGGCCAGAGACCCTCGACAATGCACAATTCAATCCCGCTGAATTCGCGCATTATGCAGAAATGGTACTGGGTCAGGACGCCCGCGCGGCGGAGATGAATCAGCGCGGACTTAGTTCTATCGCGCACCAGACGGGCCGGTTAATGGCCGAGGAATACGAGGTACACGCCTTCCAGGAATGGGTGCGCGCGCAATTGGCGCAAGCTGAAGAGTCGCTATAG
- a CDS encoding SDR family oxidoreductase gives MDLLIKGKKAIMAGGSAGMGRATAERLAEAGAELVITARREERLRKAAEEIAEKYGTKVTPIVADSSKEEGRQALLEACPDPDILAITIKPPAPNGDFLKVTPEMWRESVETALIGPIEIMRNYIPGMKDRGFGRIVNIATFSAKNPMIWRLMSGPARSALINYTASVSREIAQYGVNINNILPGMFATEGANELMPIYADAFGLEHNDEVIMNHFIENNKIPAGFMADADDMAPMAALLCSPLSRFIVGQNIVIDGGQHHSLF, from the coding sequence ATGGATTTACTCATCAAGGGCAAAAAAGCCATAATGGCCGGCGGCAGTGCGGGTATGGGCCGCGCCACCGCAGAGCGCCTTGCTGAAGCCGGCGCTGAGCTTGTGATCACTGCCCGCCGTGAAGAACGCCTGCGCAAAGCAGCCGAAGAGATTGCAGAGAAGTACGGCACCAAGGTCACTCCCATTGTCGCCGATTCCTCTAAGGAAGAAGGCAGGCAAGCCCTGCTTGAGGCCTGTCCTGATCCGGATATTCTCGCGATCACCATCAAACCGCCCGCGCCCAATGGCGACTTCCTCAAGGTCACGCCGGAGATGTGGCGCGAGTCGGTGGAAACAGCGCTGATCGGCCCGATTGAAATCATGCGCAACTACATCCCGGGGATGAAGGATCGCGGCTTTGGCCGCATTGTGAATATCGCCACCTTCTCCGCCAAGAATCCTATGATCTGGCGCTTGATGTCGGGCCCGGCACGCTCTGCGCTGATCAACTATACCGCCAGCGTATCGAGAGAGATCGCGCAGTACGGTGTGAACATCAACAACATACTGCCCGGCATGTTCGCCACGGAAGGTGCGAACGAGCTCATGCCCATTTATGCCGATGCCTTTGGCCTGGAGCATAACGATGAAGTCATCATGAATCACTTTATCGAGAACAATAAAATTCCCGCAGGCTTCATGGCCGACGCGGATGACATGGCACCGATGGCTGCCCTGCTGTGCAGCCCACTATCGCGTTTTATCGTGGGGCAGAATATCGTCATCGACGGTGGGCAGCACCACTCATTGTTCTGA
- a CDS encoding alpha/beta hydrolase domain-containing protein: MFVNTLRLSTLLCSAALAITLAACSDNSRDRDAGGDTLLPVSNPVVSLPPDVGNINLLALNIDLNEVGYQQSEFFLEGSASAFRNTSELGEDGFWSAEPAETAEYRVRIVVYRPIDPANFDGNVLIEWLNVTAGFETPPSWGTGHLEMRRGGSVWVGVSAQFIGIEGSESSLLPLHLKAANPERYGSLLHPGDSFSFDIYQQVAQAIRSPQGIDPLEGLVAENLIAYGESQSAGRLTTYINAIHPLYQIFDGFMVHSRGDSGAPLAQEPLTSIPTPDVALIRTDVNVPVLQFKTETDVLLLGHARARQPDTDLIRTWEVTGTAHGDLYTFVTGRNDDIGAPEFASVREENTVLGFITCELPINNGPHHYVFNTAVHALNEWISDSILPPTSPRLTLNDDESDYRYDALGNVLGGIRTPYVDAPSAILLGNENPGDRFCFLFGTTSLFDAAQMASLYIDEAGYVAAVTEATNAAVASGFLLQADADAIIAWAPEQWREQVNSDPGI, from the coding sequence ATGTTCGTAAACACACTGCGCCTTTCCACACTGCTATGCTCAGCTGCTCTCGCCATCACTCTGGCCGCCTGCTCAGACAACAGTAGAGACCGCGATGCTGGCGGCGACACCCTGCTACCGGTTTCCAACCCGGTAGTGTCGCTGCCTCCGGATGTCGGCAACATCAACCTGCTGGCACTCAATATCGATCTGAATGAGGTAGGTTACCAGCAATCTGAGTTTTTCCTGGAAGGCTCCGCGAGCGCCTTCAGGAACACCAGTGAGTTAGGTGAGGACGGCTTCTGGTCAGCGGAGCCCGCCGAGACGGCGGAGTACCGCGTGCGCATTGTCGTTTATCGACCGATTGACCCCGCCAACTTTGACGGCAACGTGTTAATCGAATGGCTTAACGTAACAGCCGGATTCGAAACCCCTCCCAGCTGGGGCACGGGGCACCTGGAAATGCGCCGCGGCGGTTCCGTCTGGGTCGGCGTTTCTGCTCAATTCATCGGCATTGAAGGCAGTGAGAGCTCGCTACTGCCACTGCACCTGAAGGCGGCCAATCCAGAGCGCTATGGGTCGCTATTGCATCCGGGTGATAGTTTTTCGTTCGATATCTATCAGCAGGTAGCCCAGGCGATCCGCTCCCCTCAGGGCATCGACCCATTAGAAGGCCTGGTGGCAGAGAACCTCATCGCATACGGCGAGTCGCAATCGGCGGGCAGACTGACCACCTATATCAATGCGATACATCCTCTGTATCAGATTTTCGATGGGTTCATGGTGCACTCGCGGGGCGACAGTGGCGCTCCACTGGCGCAGGAGCCGCTCACCTCCATACCAACACCAGACGTGGCCTTGATTCGAACTGACGTCAACGTACCCGTGCTGCAGTTCAAAACCGAGACCGATGTACTACTCCTCGGCCACGCACGCGCACGCCAACCCGATACAGACCTCATCAGAACCTGGGAAGTCACCGGCACCGCGCACGGCGACCTGTATACTTTTGTCACCGGCCGCAACGACGATATCGGGGCACCGGAGTTTGCCTCAGTCCGCGAAGAAAACACTGTACTCGGATTCATTACTTGTGAGCTGCCGATCAACAACGGCCCCCATCACTACGTTTTCAACACGGCGGTGCACGCTCTGAACGAGTGGATATCGGATAGCATACTACCGCCGACATCGCCACGGCTTACGTTGAACGACGATGAATCTGACTATCGCTACGATGCGCTGGGTAATGTGCTCGGCGGGATTCGCACGCCTTACGTTGATGCCCCCTCCGCAATTCTCTTGGGCAACGAGAACCCCGGTGACAGATTCTGCTTCCTGTTTGGCACAACATCCCTGTTTGACGCCGCCCAGATGGCAAGCCTGTACATCGACGAGGCAGGCTATGTCGCTGCTGTTACTGAGGCTACCAATGCGGCGGTTGCGTCCGGCTTCTTACTCCAGGCAGACGCTGATGCCATCATTGCCTGGGCGCCTGAGCAATGGCGAGAGCAGGTTAACTCTGACCCTGGCATCTAA
- a CDS encoding TetR/AcrR family transcriptional regulator, which translates to MTEPTDQNLTKGARTAARIMDVAESLFAEQGYEGTSLRQIAAGAGIQEPGLYNHFGSKQGLYEAVLFRGLNPMAEAMTDQLGAAVGLRDYTDLPAKMTDLLLEHPQMAALFHQALQGNADSVGNRLVQGWLDNLFIQGMASIEHMGGAESDKETLALNVIAMFNLVTGYFLSTKVFESLVNGNITSQENVRRQKILLRKVVRAMLIN; encoded by the coding sequence ATGACTGAACCGACTGACCAAAACCTGACCAAGGGTGCGCGCACCGCGGCAAGGATTATGGACGTGGCCGAGAGCCTGTTTGCCGAGCAAGGCTATGAGGGCACCAGCCTGCGCCAGATCGCCGCAGGTGCGGGTATTCAGGAGCCTGGGCTATATAACCACTTTGGCAGCAAGCAGGGTTTGTATGAAGCCGTATTGTTCCGGGGCCTGAATCCCATGGCCGAGGCCATGACCGACCAACTCGGCGCCGCAGTTGGTCTGCGCGACTACACCGACCTGCCGGCAAAGATGACCGATCTGTTACTGGAGCACCCGCAGATGGCCGCCCTGTTCCACCAGGCCCTGCAGGGCAATGCCGACTCAGTCGGCAACCGACTGGTACAGGGCTGGCTCGACAACCTCTTTATCCAGGGCATGGCCAGCATTGAACACATGGGCGGTGCCGAATCCGACAAGGAAACCCTGGCACTGAACGTCATCGCCATGTTCAACCTGGTCACCGGTTATTTCCTCTCTACCAAAGTCTTCGAAAGCCTCGTCAACGGCAACATCACCTCACAGGAAAATGTGCGCCGCCAGAAGATACTACTGCGCAAAGTCGTCCGCGCGATGCTGATTAACTAA
- a CDS encoding aromatic ring-hydroxylating oxygenase subunit alpha, translating to MAINFAALVNDDASLISRRCWSDQAVYEVEKQAIFGKAWLFLGHDSQIPNPGDFVQAYMCETPVILARGQDGHLHANINSCTHRGVPVCRADHGNTKRFVCPYHNWSFSVEGDLVAIPQEREVQCAPDKSQLGLKKVPRVETWRGMVFGSFNEDIEPLEAYLGDMRFYLDAFFERFPGGEVEFAGSPHRWVLDANWKLPVENQLGDVNHGSFLHSALIPREIQDTIAELGHSVVTTPGHGATFRLMPEDCPVEEVAWGFEGMAGALGGDEVQEYLREIQAHANERVGPIRARMKGLTYGVYPNLSFLWSNSSFKVSHPRGPGKVEYWSWPVVPASAPEHIKTKLRHNYNSFFGPAAWWSRKMRKCGCSSSVAPISISPMTDLSFTAWAWVKRGRTPISQDR from the coding sequence ATGGCTATTAATTTCGCGGCACTCGTCAACGACGATGCTTCCCTCATCAGTCGTCGCTGTTGGTCCGATCAGGCGGTCTACGAAGTGGAAAAACAGGCCATTTTTGGCAAGGCGTGGTTGTTTCTTGGCCACGATAGCCAGATACCGAATCCCGGCGACTTCGTGCAGGCGTATATGTGTGAAACGCCGGTGATTCTGGCGCGCGGGCAGGATGGTCACCTGCATGCGAACATTAATAGCTGTACTCATCGCGGCGTGCCGGTGTGTCGTGCTGACCACGGTAATACCAAGCGCTTCGTCTGTCCCTATCACAACTGGTCGTTCTCCGTAGAGGGCGATCTTGTCGCCATCCCCCAGGAGCGTGAAGTGCAGTGCGCGCCGGACAAGAGCCAGCTGGGGCTGAAGAAGGTGCCCCGGGTCGAAACCTGGCGCGGCATGGTGTTTGGTAGCTTCAACGAAGACATAGAGCCGCTGGAAGCCTACCTCGGCGATATGCGCTTTTACCTTGATGCTTTCTTTGAGCGTTTCCCCGGCGGCGAGGTAGAATTTGCGGGCAGCCCCCATCGCTGGGTGCTGGATGCCAACTGGAAGTTGCCGGTGGAGAACCAGCTGGGTGATGTCAACCACGGCTCGTTTCTACACAGTGCGCTCATTCCCCGGGAAATACAGGACACCATCGCCGAACTCGGCCACAGCGTGGTGACCACACCCGGGCATGGCGCGACCTTCCGATTAATGCCTGAGGACTGTCCGGTGGAAGAGGTGGCTTGGGGGTTTGAAGGGATGGCCGGCGCATTGGGTGGTGACGAGGTGCAGGAATACCTGCGCGAGATTCAAGCCCACGCCAATGAGCGGGTTGGCCCAATCCGCGCTCGCATGAAAGGCCTGACCTACGGCGTATACCCAAACCTCTCGTTCCTCTGGTCGAACTCGTCGTTCAAGGTGTCCCACCCGCGCGGCCCCGGCAAAGTGGAGTATTGGTCCTGGCCGGTGGTGCCGGCATCGGCGCCGGAGCACATCAAGACCAAGCTGCGGCATAACTACAATTCGTTCTTTGGCCCGGCGGCATGGTGGAGCAGGAAGATGCGGAAGTGTGGGTGCAGCAGTTCCGTGGCGCCAATATCGATTTCGCCGATGACCGACCTTTCTTTTACGGCCTGGGCATGGGTGAAGAGGGGCCGCACCCCGATCTCCCAGGACAGGTGA
- a CDS encoding aromatic-ring-hydroxylating dioxygenase subunit beta: MSDVSIVTTPEEQRELERFYFHEARLLDSRQFQQWLALVTPEVEYLMPARVNTQVNNRDRGSEAMLSVERELEGLGEQGSPIREEGYIHLMLRVERAFKINSWSENPPPRTRRIVGNVELMASEGDTRQVLSNFHLHYARPGGVDFLYCGQRRDTLQQTEEGLRLRRREVILDYSDIEYPTLGLLF; this comes from the coding sequence ATGAGCGATGTTTCGATAGTGACGACACCTGAAGAGCAGCGCGAGCTCGAGCGCTTTTACTTTCACGAGGCGCGCCTGCTCGATAGTCGCCAGTTTCAGCAGTGGCTGGCGCTGGTTACGCCCGAGGTGGAATATCTCATGCCGGCCCGGGTGAATACGCAGGTGAATAACCGCGATCGCGGTAGCGAAGCCATGCTCAGTGTGGAGCGCGAACTGGAGGGGCTGGGAGAGCAGGGCAGTCCAATCCGCGAAGAGGGCTATATCCACCTGATGCTGCGAGTGGAGCGGGCGTTCAAGATCAATTCCTGGTCGGAAAACCCGCCGCCGCGCACCAGGCGTATTGTCGGTAATGTGGAGCTCATGGCCAGTGAGGGCGATACCCGTCAGGTGCTCAGTAATTTCCATCTGCATTACGCGCGCCCCGGGGGTGTGGATTTCCTGTATTGCGGTCAGCGCCGCGATACCCTGCAGCAGACCGAGGAAGGTTTGCGGCTGCGTCGACGGGAAGTGATTCTGGACTACAGCGACATCGAGTATCCGACGCTGGGCCTGTTGTTCTGA
- a CDS encoding lytic transglycosylase domain-containing protein: MQVMPATGKQVAASLGRPHTRADLYEVEHNVLLGSAYYRQLLDRFDGNRIFALAAYNAGPHRVDRWRRTSGETLPVDAWIETIPFKETRNYVKNVLSYNVVFQYLLGDTHALLTEAEKSAVY; encoded by the coding sequence ATGCAGGTCATGCCCGCCACCGGCAAACAGGTGGCTGCGAGCCTGGGGCGGCCTCATACCCGGGCCGATTTATATGAGGTGGAACACAATGTGCTGTTGGGGAGCGCCTATTACCGCCAATTGCTGGATCGCTTCGACGGCAATCGCATTTTTGCGCTGGCGGCCTACAATGCTGGCCCGCATCGGGTGGATCGTTGGCGCCGGACCAGCGGCGAGACGCTGCCGGTGGATGCCTGGATAGAAACAATTCCCTTCAAAGAAACCCGCAACTACGTGAAAAATGTATTGTCCTATAACGTGGTATTCCAGTATTTGCTGGGCGATACTCATGCGCTGCTGACCGAGGCTGAAAAGTCTGCGGTCTATTGA
- the arsS gene encoding arsenosugar biosynthesis radical SAM (seleno)protein ArsS (Some members of this family are selenoproteins.), whose product METLQVNLGYKCNLSCVHCHVNAGPTRTEMMSDATLDSVIGLLEQGAVSVLDLTGGAPELHPRFRELVRRARALGIRVMDRCNLTILFEPGQEDLAEFLAAEGVEVVASLPCYLEQNVEQQRGKGVYSDSIRALQALNALGYGIDPQLPLSLVYNPVGPVLPPPQGPLQDDYQRELGERFGIRFNHLYTITNMPISRFGAVLLSQGQFEEYMDLLRANFTEANLPGLMCRSLISVDWQGFIYDCDFNQMLDLPILASDQRRHVADLLDEESLAGWAIATAQHCYGCTAGQGSSCGGALGA is encoded by the coding sequence TTGGAAACACTGCAGGTTAATCTCGGCTACAAGTGCAACTTGAGCTGTGTGCACTGCCACGTGAATGCAGGTCCCACTCGCACCGAGATGATGTCTGATGCCACCCTGGACAGCGTCATTGGATTGCTAGAGCAGGGCGCGGTGTCGGTGCTTGATTTAACCGGTGGCGCACCGGAATTACATCCCCGCTTTCGCGAACTCGTGCGCCGTGCGCGGGCGCTTGGCATACGCGTTATGGACCGCTGTAACCTCACCATTTTGTTTGAGCCGGGGCAGGAAGATCTCGCCGAGTTCCTGGCGGCCGAAGGTGTGGAGGTAGTCGCCTCACTGCCGTGCTACCTCGAGCAGAATGTCGAACAGCAGCGCGGTAAGGGTGTGTACAGCGACAGTATTCGCGCGCTGCAGGCGCTGAATGCCCTGGGCTATGGTATTGATCCACAGTTGCCACTCAGCCTGGTCTACAACCCCGTGGGCCCGGTACTGCCTCCACCCCAGGGGCCGTTGCAGGATGACTACCAGCGTGAATTGGGTGAGCGCTTCGGGATTCGCTTTAACCACCTGTATACCATTACCAATATGCCCATCAGCCGCTTTGGCGCGGTGTTGTTATCGCAAGGGCAGTTTGAAGAGTACATGGATTTACTGCGGGCCAACTTCACCGAGGCCAACTTGCCGGGCTTGATGTGTCGCTCGCTGATTAGCGTCGACTGGCAGGGCTTCATTTACGATTGCGATTTCAACCAGATGCTGGACCTGCCTATTCTCGCCAGTGACCAGCGCCGCCATGTTGCGGATTTGCTCGATGAAGAATCCCTGGCCGGTTGGGCGATTGCCACCGCTCAGCACTGTTACGGCTGTACGGCGGGGCAGGGCAGTAGCTGCGGCGGCGCGCTAGGCGCCTGA
- a CDS encoding TIGR04283 family arsenosugar biosynthesis glycosyltransferase, whose amino-acid sequence MMASVSFVLPVLNESAAIAARLADLRERFPSDELIVVDGGSDDDTAALASPLCDQLVQSARGRALQMNAGAAAAHGEYLLFLHADTRPGVDAQSLQHYLVQRPGWGFCRVRLSGEEWWARVISRFMNTRSRVTRVATGDQMLFLKRELFHETGGFDSIPLMEDVAYSKRLRRLAAPCVIHEPVTTSSRRWREQGVLRTVVQMWCLRLAYALGVSPQRLHHHYYGG is encoded by the coding sequence ATGATGGCATCCGTCAGTTTTGTGCTGCCGGTGCTGAATGAGTCAGCGGCAATCGCCGCTCGGCTTGCCGATTTGAGAGAACGGTTTCCCAGCGATGAATTGATCGTCGTCGACGGCGGCAGCGACGACGATACGGCGGCGCTTGCGAGCCCGCTCTGCGATCAACTGGTGCAGTCAGCGCGAGGCCGCGCCTTACAGATGAATGCTGGGGCCGCGGCTGCCCATGGGGAATATCTGCTATTCCTGCACGCCGATACCCGCCCTGGTGTGGATGCACAATCTCTCCAGCATTACCTGGTGCAGCGCCCCGGTTGGGGCTTTTGCCGGGTGCGCCTCAGTGGTGAAGAGTGGTGGGCGCGCGTGATCAGCCGGTTTATGAATACTCGTTCTCGCGTTACCCGGGTCGCCACAGGCGACCAGATGTTGTTCCTAAAGCGAGAACTGTTTCACGAAACGGGCGGCTTTGACTCGATTCCTTTGATGGAGGATGTAGCGTACAGCAAGCGTCTACGCCGGCTCGCCGCCCCCTGTGTGATTCACGAGCCGGTCACGACGTCCAGTCGTCGTTGGCGGGAACAGGGAGTTCTACGCACCGTGGTGCAAATGTGGTGTCTGCGATTGGCCTACGCACTGGGCGTGTCGCCGCAGCGACTGCATCATCATTACTATGGAGGGTAA
- a CDS encoding TIGR04282 family arsenosugar biosynthesis glycosyltransferase: protein MQEALIIQFAKEPVPGQVKTRMLPALDLEQAAKLHCDLVFWTVQTLTSAAVGDVELAVAGAVESPLFEQCRKLGVHEIRPQQGVGLGQRMFHALKDGLSRYRYVLLVGSDCPQIDSAYLRQALAALADSDVVLGPAEDGGYVLIGVKAVAWSWFDGVHWGTDSVYRQTVARLEADGARWAALHVLQDIDRPEDLHLWRRIAGAL from the coding sequence GTGCAGGAAGCACTCATTATTCAATTCGCCAAGGAGCCGGTGCCCGGCCAGGTGAAAACCCGCATGCTGCCCGCGCTCGATCTCGAGCAGGCGGCAAAACTTCACTGCGATCTGGTCTTCTGGACAGTGCAAACCCTGACCTCTGCCGCGGTCGGTGATGTGGAATTGGCCGTCGCCGGCGCCGTTGAATCGCCATTGTTTGAACAGTGCCGCAAGCTGGGAGTTCACGAGATTCGCCCCCAGCAGGGTGTTGGGCTGGGCCAGCGTATGTTCCACGCACTCAAGGACGGTCTGTCGCGTTACAGGTATGTGTTGCTGGTGGGAAGTGACTGCCCGCAGATTGACTCAGCTTATCTGCGTCAGGCGCTGGCCGCACTGGCAGACAGCGATGTTGTGCTGGGTCCGGCCGAAGATGGCGGATATGTCCTGATTGGCGTTAAGGCCGTAGCCTGGTCGTGGTTTGATGGCGTGCACTGGGGAACCGATAGCGTTTATCGGCAAACGGTGGCGAGATTGGAGGCGGATGGTGCGCGCTGGGCTGCGCTTCACGTGTTGCAGGATATTGATCGCCCTGAAGACCTGCATCTTTGGAGACGCATCGCGGGTGCCCTGTAG
- a CDS encoding translation initiation factor Sui1, whose protein sequence is MSKKKGQRLVYSTDGGRLCPQCHRPVGDCVCGKDKPAYTGDGIVRLHRETKGRGGKAVTLVKGVPLAGVELKALAKALKQKCGVGGALKDDVIEIQGDQRDTLKAELEKRGYTVKIAGG, encoded by the coding sequence ATGAGCAAGAAAAAAGGACAGCGGCTGGTCTACTCCACCGACGGCGGACGGCTGTGCCCTCAGTGCCACCGGCCGGTAGGGGACTGCGTCTGTGGCAAGGACAAACCCGCCTACACCGGTGATGGCATTGTCAGGCTGCACCGCGAGACCAAGGGCCGCGGGGGCAAAGCCGTGACCCTGGTGAAAGGCGTGCCCCTGGCAGGTGTCGAACTCAAGGCCCTGGCCAAGGCCCTCAAGCAGAAATGCGGCGTGGGTGGTGCACTTAAAGACGATGTGATTGAAATCCAGGGCGACCAAAGGGATACGCTTAAGGCTGAGTTAGAAAAACGCGGCTACACGGTAAAAATTGCGGGCGGATAG
- a CDS encoding SlyX family protein — MSELEQLRQQVIDLQSQLAFQEDTIASLNEALTEQQQEILVLRRQMTLLKQRQDEQAASIEAGSGATVQEKPPHY, encoded by the coding sequence ATGTCCGAGCTGGAGCAATTGCGGCAGCAGGTTATCGACCTGCAGAGCCAACTCGCCTTCCAGGAAGATACTATTGCCTCTCTGAATGAGGCCCTGACCGAACAGCAGCAGGAGATCCTGGTGTTGCGGCGGCAGATGACCCTGCTCAAGCAGCGCCAGGACGAGCAGGCGGCCTCAATCGAGGCGGGCAGCGGCGCTACCGTGCAGGAGAAACCGCCGCACTACTAG